The sequence ggaaaatgtgaaaattatggAAGTcagttaaaaatgactttttatacTCTTCTGAGGGAATTGTGTTTTCGCAATAATTCCTTCTAACAAGACAATGTTACAAATAATACTTTCACTGTGTCCACACTAAATTGcttaagaaaaatatctgaatgCACCTATTTCTTGTTCTGCTTTCAGAGGATATTTCTCAAAGCAGAAAGTGAAGAAGAGATTTTTGCCCATCTGGGATTGGATTACATTGAACCGTCGGAAAGAAATGCCTAGGGAAAAGTTGttgatattttttcccattctctttaGGTTAAATGAATTATGCTTCATATTAGTATGAATAAAAGTTGCCTCAGGAAAGTTCAAGATTCTTTAGGTCTTATTGAAATGCACATTGCTACTAGAAATAAATAGCTTTATCACTAGTATatggagaatttaaaaagaagaaataaatagcttTAGAAACATGGTGAGGCATCACCCGGTAATGGGTTACGTTCTAATGGGCCATTTGTACGACTGCTGCATAGAATTCACAAGGTATTTTCAGTGGAAATGGTGTTGTCATTGGTGGCTTATCCAAGGAAGCCAATCAAAGCCCCCTTTGCCCACAGTGTAGCTAAAGTACTGTGTGTCTCCAATAAAAATGGGAGGAAACAAGATGATCGagtcttttcttctttactcaaatattataaaacatttttaatcacaaatgtaattcagtggaaaaataaaaagtttacagTTTGTCTTGAGAGGACAAACAGGTTTAATTAGAACATTCCAGAGGGGATTCTGGAGCTTGTGGAGCTGGGGGGAGTGAGAAAGTGCCAGTAACGGGGATATCCCTGGGACACTCTTGGTTCCAAGGCCAGGGCCAGTGTTTTCTTACAAGCAAAGCAAAGCCACAGACATTTTGTAGGTTCATAAGAATGGCCTTTTTACTTTTCACTGTATTACAAAATAAGTTCTTGTGCGTCatagcagaaataaatgacaaatactgAACCTTGCTAGTTTAATAGAAACAGTTTGAAATAAAGATTCTAAGCGATGGATTGTAAGTAGAATTAAAATAAGGGATCCAAATACAAGTCCTGCCTTACTTTATAGGTTACAAGACTCATTCATCTGCATATTTCAGTCCCGCTTCACACCCCACGGTGTGGGGCGGGAGGATGAGAACTGCCATCTCCACTCCGCAAGTGCAGAGCTGAGGCTGAGTGCCCAGCGATCTGCAGTAGGGCTGACACCTGTGAGTGTCAAAACCAAGGCCACAGCTGAGTGCTCAGTAAATCCAGTGTTCTTCCTGACATGCAAGGGAAGCAGAGACAACAAGATCTCTGGGCACGTCTGTTTAAGCAGAGCCAGATCTGCTTGTCAAGATGACTGGACCCAGCAGACTTGGCACAAAACTGAATTTCACAAGGGGCTTTGAAGAGCAGGTGTTGGCATGTGACAAAGTTTGGATTCCAGTGTTCCAGGTCAGAAGTATCATAAGGTCTTATgttaaaaattaggcaaaatgcctcattataaagaaaaaatgtcattttaatagGAAACATGGATCTCCATCAACATCATTTTCTTGAAGGTTAAATGTAACACCAAAGTCTTTGTATTGGGAATTTGGAACTTGCAAGAGCCTGGCTTTTCCTGGTTCGTACAAGGACAGGGTCACATCTAGATTGGAAGATTCACAGACTCCTAGCAACCCCTAGAATCATCTTTAAATGTCAACAATTTGGATTATAAGCCATGGAGAATGTTTGCCATAAATGTTCCCTTGGTGACCCTATGACCATGGGTAACAAATGCTGGTGATCAGCTCTTCCACTTTATCAGATAAGCAATATGGGAAGAGGTaggaggaagggggcagggagagagaactAACACCCTGAGAGCCTACTAAGTGGCCAAcacttccttttatttctttttaatctttttgatgaGCACATGAGGCAAGTGATATTATCTTCTCTTTTACAAAAGcaaaagctgaggctcagggaggttaaacGACTTCTCCAGAGTCATACATCTGCTCAGAGATAGGTCTGACTTACTTAAAGCTCCATATTCTTTCCACGGCTATGCAACATGATTGAGCTATGTGCTGCCCTGTAGTCAGGGAATGTGTGGGTCCACGTGATTTCTGCCCTGAGATATTCAGAAATAAGTAACTGCTTCCTCTCACACATGCCCGAGAAGTTTCATTTATATCCCAACTTGCACCAGGCTGACCTTGGCCAACACTCCCATGGAAGTCATGTCTGATGGCTTTTTTGAGAAAAGGGAtatgaaaaaaagatgagaaggCAAGGCACTCAGAAACCAAGCCGTTTTCTTAAAATCACAGAGAAAAGCAAGTTCCCACTGGGGTCAGTAACGGGACCTCAGGGCTCCATCTGGACGCACAGTGAATTCTCCCGGTGGGTCACTGTGTATTAAACCACAAAATCTGAGAGTTGGAATCAAACTTATTGGAGCTGCCCCCTAAAGAGACAAATCGATCCACAAGTGTTCCAGATCTGTAAATGAAACTTGGATTGGTTAAGAAGCAGGTTGGCATCTCTCCTCTCCAAGTATGAATTCCTGGGTTTTCAGCCTGTCCCAGCTCCAAGTCTTCTCCTGGACTGAGCCACATCATTCTAGGCTCAGTCTGGGCACAAGCCACCACAGTCCCCTCCTTCTCTCCATTTCTACGGTAGGATGGTAAGGGTCACGCAcgggctcctctcctcctgctACAGTCTTCACATATATGTGGGCTTCTTGTGCTCCCCTTGTGTTCTTGTCATGTGTTGGTGATCTCCTAGGATTCTTGAGGAGAcaaataggttttttaaaaatgcagccgAGACTTCTGCTTTTGGCCAAGATGGAGTAATAGCAACCACATTTGCCCTCCCACCTGAAACAACCAAAActcagagaaaacatttgaaataatagTTTTGAAGACACTGGACAACAGGCAGGGAAGGACAATGAtcattgaaaaacagaaaacaaatgaggAGGGGCCGACAGTTGCCTGAGCTTACTGCCTTGGTAGAGTTTTCAGGTCATTCAGCTCTCTTTTCTTTAATGTTAACATGGTATCTCTTTTCCCATCCTTTAACTTTTAATCTATTCATGTCTTAATATTTGAAGTGGATTTTCATAGGCATCAAATAATTGGATCTTGCTTGTATAGCCAATCTGAATATCTCTGCATTTTAATTGAGGTATTTAGACCTTTTACATTTGAtatgattattgatatggttgggtTTAAATCTACTATCTTGCtgttagttttctatttgttctgtctgttcattgtttcttttttaaatctttttccacCTTATTCCATATAGATTTTAGAAGCACTTTATtaagttttatgaaaaaaatctattggGATTTATATTGgaattacatttattatgtaggTCAGTTTGTGGTTGTTTGACATCTTTATGTTATTGAGTCTTTCTATCAGGGAGCATGGTATATAACCTCCATTATTTgggtattatatttttttttttactaaagctttattattttccataaagatattacatattttgttaaattgacTCCTCAAGATTCTACATATCTTTGTTACCActgtaaaatggtaaattttaaaattactttttctagttATTATTGATGAGGAATGTAAATTacttttgtgtattgatttttgtatccagtaaacttgttaaaatatcttgttaattctaataatttaccTATAGATCATTTGGCTTTGCTATGTAgacaatcatatcatctgcaaataatgacaattttgtttcttcctttttaatcttaatgcttcctatttctttttcttatcctaCTACATTGACTAAGACCTAAAGGACAATACTGACTAGAGTGATATTAGTGAACATCCTTGTTTTATTTCTGATCGTTCAgagaatgctttcaacatttTACCCTTAGGTAAGAtgtttgctataatttttttcaaaagatatctTTCAAGTTAAGGaagtttctattctatttttagtttgctaAGAGTTCATATCACAAATGACTATTGAATTTTTTTGAACTCTCTTCTCCTATTGAGATggtcatgtgatttttctcttttaatttttcagtgaaataaattatactaaattgattttctaatattaaatcaACCCTAATTTCTGCTCAGCCAATAAAAATACACTGAGAATCTCTTTTGAGCTTGCCCTTCACTTGGTCATCTCCTTTCCACATGTGCTCACACTGTATTTCTTTTGCACATGAAAGGCTTTAAAACTCTTAGCTTATTTACTGTGTGGATGATACACAGAGATTATAACCAAGAGTTCTTACCTCAGATATCTTGGGACTTTCATCGATTTCTGAAATTTCACATGGTCTTTCACTTtcctaaattgttttttaaaaaagaaagaacaagaaaagaaaaagaagtaaagggTCACAGCATTTGACTATAGCCATGATAAAATCGGTAATTCTTAAACTTGAGTGCACattagaacaaacaaaacaaaacaaaataaacacacaaacagcTAATAACTCCCCCCTTCCccataaaaaccccaaaacaaaacccagaaatgtCATTATGAGTTACTTCAAAAATAATCCAGACTGGGAGTAGAAATTAAACAAGATTGGTCATGAGTTGATATTAATAATtgggttcattatactattctctcaattttagtatatattttaacttatccataataaaaaggttttttctaaaaaaaaaaaaaaaaaaaatcaatgccacATCTCTGTtgtccagaaattctgatttaattggttctGGTGACTGGTATTTTTTTAACCACCTAGGTAATTTTAAAGTGCACTAAAGGTTGAGAAACTATTgcttaaataaataataccacCGCCCATCACAATACTTCTTAATGTGTTTAAAGTTTATAACTTGTCAACGTATTTTTACATGTGATGTGAAGATGTAAAGATGTCCATCATTCCTGGTCTCATTCCATCTACAATGTTGCCTATCTCTTAAAATAGGGAGGGTGTTTTTATGACTTCTGTTTTGGAGGTGAACTAATCAAGGCATAGAAAATGTTAAGTCACTTGTCCAggatcatatattaataaatcatgaagtggcagagtcaggattagaACCTTGATTTGCTGTTTCTTCATTAATGCTTACCAGTGTGAGAACAACTATGAATGTTCATAAATAGAGAATGGAATTGGAACCCAGAGTCCACATGACACAGTTGTATCACAACCATGGAACCTTGTTGGATATTGTCTTGGTGGCCTTTGACTTCTGAGCACGGTCCCCAGATCAATCTGGGATTTGGTGGGGGCTGAGGTGCCATGGATGTAGATTCCCTTGTGAATTATACATGCTCAGATGTGGGAAAAGGACAAAGACACATAGAGCCACATACTTCGGCATCTATCCCTACCCTAGGCACCTCAGCACCTTTCTGTCTCCCATCTTTGCTCACATTATCTCCATCCTCCCTTTGTGAAGCTCGTGCTCCTTTGTTTCTCAACTTTAGAAAACACACCCATTGTACGGACGTGTGTGTCATGGCAAAAAAACATCCGTCTCCCCTGCTACTTTTTGCCACGCCAAATACTGTCCTTATTGCCAGGATTTCCTCAACTGACCTGAGGGTTTAATGCCAAATCTGCCTGGTGCTTAATGTCATGTTTGAGATGGAAATGATGGCCCAGAAACTTCTACCATCTTGTCCTCAGGAGATAGACATGGGCTCTGAAAAGCCAGTTCACTGAAATACTGATCCCTGCTTACACATCCAGACCCAAAGAAGCTGGTAATCACCTCCATGGACTCAAGGCTACTTCTTCTTCGGTGGATCCAAGTCAACAGCAAAGCCACCAGCAGGGCTGTGGCCACGATGGATGGGATGCCTGCCGCTAATCCGAGTGACGGCCCGCAGTCCTGGCACCGAGAGAAAAGCAGAGTCAGGGGAAGCCCAGATTCttcaagaataaaggaaaaagtcaatAGATTTGAATCTATTGAATCCATTTGGCATGGACCCTAAATGTCATACATAATATCAAAAGGATaatgaaataatgtgaaaaaatgtttgtGACACACATGACAAATGACTTGTTTTCATGGGACTTAATTTACATAGTTCAAATCAATTGGAAAGGCGATAATCCAGTGGAAAAATGGGCCAAGGGTGTGCACAGGCATTCCTAGGGAAAGAGACACAACTGCCTCCTCAACACAGGAAAAGCTGAGACACGATTCAGAGCAACAGTTAGATACCAGTTTCTCCTGTCAGTGTGGCAAAAGGTAAAAGCTTGTATTGTATATCATACCATGTTGacgtgcatttttaaaaatttatttacactACATCCATTaacaaattgattttcaaatattcactTTGCTTTGATCTGAGTGGAAATAGCCATTTTCAGATTTGCAGATTATCTGGAAATATTGAAGATAATCTACAGAATCTCTATAAATAAGTAACTCACGTAATGCTGGCTTCTCCTTCACATGGGGGTGGTGATTTTATTGAAGGCTAAAAGTATATGAATCATAAATATAGAGGTTGATGACTTTTCATGTGAGGAACACACCCACGTAACCCACACCCAGATCAAGAAGCAGAACATTATAGCAGTCCAGAAGCCCCTCGGACACCCTCAGTCTCCATGTGTGGCCCCTATCCTGAAGTCTATCACTGTGAATTcgttttgtctgtttttcaacATCGTATAGATTCAAGCAAGGTATGTACTCTTTTGTCTCTGGCTCAACACTTTGTGAAAGCCTCTGTGATTTTGCACGTTCTCACTTTCGAGCTGAGTTGGTCATAAGAATAGCTGTTGAGCCAGGTTCTCTGCTTGGCAACAGTTCAGCTATCAAACTTTAATCCTCACGGCAAATGCACAAGGTGGATAGAGCGTTATTATCCTCCTTTTATAAATGaccaaactgaggctcagtaagCTAAGTGATACACTTACCACTTCTTTCCCACCCGTGACAACAGGAGAGGAAGTCTGCGTGGAAAAAGAACACGTGTTGCAAAAGAACGAGATCTATAGAGTACGCATTATATAAGACAGTCTGCCAAAGCTTAGGCCATAAGGCCTAAAGTTTACCCCTTCACTAAACTTTctgttaacaacaacaacaactgcCAAGTAGAACCTTACTTGATTGCTTCCCAGCTACGAATTGGAATAAAATTTGACTCAAAGAGAAAGAATTGAGAAATTCAGGTGATGTCTTCATTATTCATACTGTGGATTTTCCACTCTGTCTTCAGATTACAGAAATTTGCTTGGAGTGggtttgaccaaaaaaaaaaaaaaaaaaaacagagggagTGGATAAACTCTAAGGATGTAGGGCTGCCCTGTGGAGCCCCAGGGCAGGTGGGAATCTGGCTTCTCCAGGGACCAGAGCTAGGGATGGGGAATTTGTCAGAACCgaagccacccccaccccctgtctCTCCAGGGCAGCATGGCCTTGGCCTTCCGCCTGTGCTCTTCTCCACCtgtttgcttcctttctctctctccccctctctccctctctctctctctgcctcctacCCTCATGAACACCTGCCAATTGTACCAGCTAACACTGTGGAGCATTTAGTATATGCCAGGCTGTTCAAGCACTTTTCCCATattgactcatttatttttctcaacacTTTGTGAAAGCCTCTGTGATTTTGCATGTTCTTACTTTTGAGCTAAGTTGGTCATAAGAATAATTGTTGAAGAAAAAGTGAAGCAGGACTGTAATgatgcccactttacagatgagaagagtGAGGCATAGAGAAGTGAAGTACCCtgtgcaaggtcacacagccctAGGTGGCAGACCCCAATCCAGCTGGCTCCAGgacccatgctcttaaccaccatgCTGCCTCCACGGCCTGGTACAGCATCCCAACCCAGTGGTTCCCTTGACGGTTCAGTACGGCCCAGCAGGGACTGACTTGCCTAGGTGGCCCCATTCCAAACTCCCTGCAGAGAGGCCCTCAGCCAGGTAGCCCCTTCTCCTCTACTTCCCAGTGGTGTTATTCTCTTTTAATAACCATGTAACTTTTCAGAAAAATTTGGCACAGCCAAACCCACTAAAAAAACTGGTCCAGGAAAATAACCTTGCTCAATCACAACAGCACTACTGATTAGAACAACCCTGGCTGTTAGTGTTTTCTCTACACAATATGAGAACAGAAGATGGAAGATGAACCATGGATTGAAACTGTACACCACTGACAGCTGAAAATCTCTATTTTTACCTGCAACTAAATGCCATGATCAAGAGCCCTAAAATGTTCATTGTTACTGACTCAACCATTTCCTTTCTATTGTAAATACTAAGGAAATAGTCTGAAATGCAGGCAAagattatctattaatataatggcaTTTATCACACAAGTATTCCTAATTATATTTAAAGCAGTAATTCACttgaagaaaaattatgtgaCCATCCTCAGTTGTGGTTATAAAGACTGGTGGAAAACATTTGTGATATAAATTATATGCAGAGTAAGAACATAATAGTCCAAAGATAACAAAAGTTGAAATTTATGCAAAGTCAAACAGGACAGGAAGGGGTTACACCAGTGTTTTCCGCTGATGGGAATTTAGGGtttctgttgggtttttttcccccctttttccttttcctacaaTTTTTATAACTGGAAAAAATGTCTCTTAGCACCCCTCAACTGTTCCCAAGTGCCCTTGAAAGACAGTGTAACTGATCTGCATGCAAGAGGCTTCTGTGACAGTGTCCCGGAGGCCCACTGTGAGTTCTGCACTGGTCGCTCACTTACCTGGTGGGCGGGGGCTGCTATACTCACCGAGTTCCCTGGCAGCGTGAAGTTCAGTGAAAAGCTCtgcaagagagaaggaaatgtgcaagctcccttcccctcccccaactgtCTTGTAAGGCAGGACTCCCAAATGGCTCTGTCCTTGTGACTTACATCCAATCTGAAAGATGGTCCCAACATAGGCCAGATTGACGAAAGGCCTATTTTAGTTAACTTACTGGTGGATTGGGATTCAGATGGGTtagtaaatgagaaaaatctgtgACCAAAAGTGTTTTAAGCACCTGCAATGTATGCTTCCCCCTCGAGCCTGCCCTGAGGAGCATGTCCTTCGGTTCAGGTGGCCCCATCAGCCAGCATGCTGCAGTGGGGACTCTGCTCACTTCTGTCTCTTGGCAATCGTGCACCCTCATTTCAGAGAGAATAATCCAAGGCTCAAGAATTTGAATGGGTTGCCCAAGTTCACACTTGTTAGCTGTCACCAGGACCTGGGTCTTCTGGTGACAACCTCTTTCCACCACTCCACAAGGCTTCCGAACAAGTCCTGTGGTTTCTGTGGAGGAAGCAGAGTGCCCAGACTTACAGCACTAAGCACCTCTTCTTCTGGGACGATGTTAGAACAAGAGGGACATCTAGGCCTCTTACGTCAGGGTCCTCTTGCTCAAGGGATGTCACCACTGCCCTTCATGCCAACACCAACCAAGCCGACAGGTGCTGCAAGGGACTGAACGCAGCTGCCCGGAGCCTTATCTCATCCCTGAGCACTGGGCACTGATGTCAGCAGGCCAAGACAAAGCTGCCTTTGGGAGAACGGCGGCAACAAGTGGGCCATTGCATGCGCTGTTTATCAACATCTGGATGACAAAGATTTGGGCCAATTTCAGAAAAACATTCATATTTTGTAGAAACACAGTACAGTGCTCTCATGGAGAGAAAAACATTACGTAAATCGGGGTGGATAAGAATCTGACGCAGTGCCCTTTCGAGACGCAGCTGGGTGGGGTGAGGCAACCCCGGGCTTGGAGCCACCTGATCTCAGTTCAAGTCTAGACTCAGCCGCTTAGTAGCTACGTGGTCTTAGATAAGTCACTCAGACTCTCTGGTCTTCATTTTCTCACAACAAATCTATTCTCCCAGGCTCAGTATTCCCATCCTCAAAATGGAAATGTTCTTAACTTGCCCTGCCCACTTCACAGGATGAGCCCCAAGGAAATACTGTCATGTCGGCGGCAGCTCCTTCCAAACTCTAAAATACTCCCGTCATGCCGGGGATCACATGGTATCATATTCTTCGTGGCCTGGCCAGCACAGCGCTAGACATACGGAAGCTACCTGGGAAGTTCTCGTGGGATGGAATTGCAAGCATGAATTAGCAATAGTCGAAGTAGCAGAATTTGATACCATACACATTGCTTATTGTTGGTCTGAGCACTATGTAACATCTACATACTGATCCAGAAGGCACTTTGGGATCTCAGCGGCTGCGTGTCCCTTGTGACGAGTGTGCAGTTTGTGAGGGGGTAAAGGGAGAGAAGAGATAAAAACTCACTGTTATTGAGGGTGTGCTGAGTATCAGACACCCACAAGGGGAGCGCCGTTGTCCCGACATCAAGGGCGTTTCTATGGTCAAGATAGGTGTCTAAAGGTCACcagcttgtaagtggcagagATCAGGTTAGATCACAgatctttctgactccaaagcctgaatTCAATTCCTTTcaataatcctttttaaaaagattccacacgtaagtgagatcatgcattatttttctctttgtgtcgggtttatttcatgtagcataacGTCCTCCAGGACTAAACAGGGCACCCGTGGCAGACAGCAGGGGCTCCTCCTTTTGTAAGGCTAATATTCCCTTGTATCTATATGCACCATGGATTCTCGACCCACttgtccattgatggacaccCAGGATGTTTCCATAATCCTTTAATAAAGCAATCACAGAAGCCTCCACTGTCTTTCCTGTTAACTTAGCAAACTTCATTTGATTGAGTTACAACCACATACATGTCACAAGTCAGTGAGAAAGGTGGAATGTTTCTGATGCAATTATGAGCATCTGTGTTGCCAATAATGCAGCCAAAGACAGATGAAACAGATACGAAAGATGAAAGCATTGATGAGGCCCATTGCTTCAACTAGAAAATGAACATAGCTAACACAACTCCTCTGTACCCTTGTTGCATGGgggagtttaaaaacaaaacctcaataCCAAAATAAAAGATGAGATTAGCAAATATtagaagagaatttaaaaaataattagcattttGCATATAGGAATGCAATTAAAAGCCAAGCTCCTTGACTTCATTATACTGAGCGTGCAGTTACATCTGATTGATTTAGGAGACATGAGCTGTAGAAGCCTGGGGACTGTTTGTTACAGAGAGGAGTGAAGGTTAGGCTGAGAGGAGATGCCAGCTCTCACTCACCATTTCTGACAGCCTCCCAGGAACCTTCTCCAAACACTGTCGTTGGCGAGTTCCTTTCTCGCTGGTGTTATGGGCTTGTGTCGCCCATTTGTAGGAACATCCAGCTGGGAGAGCTGGGGAGGCAGGGTGAGAGGTGGCTCCAAGAGAGCCCTGGCCAAGCCATGTATGGGCAGGGGAGTAGCCAAGTCCTCAGCCTGTCCCTCGAGGAAGATGGGCTGCTGCATCTGGCCTGGGTCACCCACCCTCTTTGCCCTCATTTTCCGTCCTTCTTACTTTTCACGCTGCTTCCTTGGCTACGGCTCCATCTCAGCAAAGAAGCCACAGCTGGCCTGAGAGCTTGGGGGCTTCTGCA comes from Eulemur rufifrons isolate Redbay chromosome 28, OSU_ERuf_1, whole genome shotgun sequence and encodes:
- the OPALIN gene encoding opalin codes for the protein MRAKRVGDPGQMQQPIFLEGQAEDLATPLPIHGLARALLEPPLTLPPQLSQLDVPTNGRHKPITPARKELANDSSFSLNFTLPGNSTSSPVVTGGKEVDCGPSLGLAAGIPSIVATALLVALLLTWIHRRRSSLESMEESERPCEISEIDESPKISENPRRSPTHDKNTRGAQEAHIYVKTVAGGEEPVRDPYHPTVEMERRRGLWWLVPRLSLE